In Mytilus trossulus isolate FHL-02 chromosome 10, PNRI_Mtr1.1.1.hap1, whole genome shotgun sequence, the DNA window CCTTATTATCATCACATTATCAGCTGATAACGTACATTTTTTCGCATACAAGACAGCTTTATTTGTTCATACTTATCAGGGGTCTGTTGTTCAACTTGTCGTTAAATTAAACGAGTCGTTAAATTTTACTAATCACTGCGTTAAATTTAATCAGTCCATTATCATGTTGTTCAACTTGTCGTTAAATTTAACGAGtcgtttaaaaatgtcaaagtgtCGTTATATTTAATCGACCTCATTGAGGgtgattaaattttaatcagttgattaacctcaaactaagatggctgtcaatgttttgtttcaaCCACCTGTTGTAAGAAGAGAGCGACATTTTCGCGGTTTTGACCCTCTAGAAAGGGAATTTTCTGATGAGGAGCTAAGGCAGAGATATAGATTTGGCAGGGAGACTATTGCATACCTGTCAGATTTAATGAGAGGGGATCTTGAGCGTGGGACAAACAAGGAGACAGCCCTTTCAGTGGAACAACAGATTATGATTGCCTTGAGGTTTTATGGAAGTGGATCACACTTGCAAGTAGTTGGGGACACAATGGGATTTGACAAATCAACTGTATATCGGGTGATTAACCGTGTGACGGATTCATTAGTTGCCATGAAAGATGATTTCATATCGTGGCCAGATAATCAGAGGAAGAACGTTATAAGGGCTGGGTTTTATGAAAAGGCTGGTTTTCCAAACGTGGTTGGATGCATTGATGGGACTCACATACGGATTACTGGGCCTAGCATTGATGAACCAGCATTTGTTAACCGAAAGGGGTTCCACAGCATCAACGTACAAGCCATTTGTGACCATGAAGGTAATTTAAAACACTGTATTATacctattttatatttacaacatgCTTTGTGTGCGTCCTTTTTCTTGACATCTTCAATCGTCCTTGACCATACACATGGCTGGTTTTCTGTTGAACTGGTTTtcagcttatttgaaaatcgatg includes these proteins:
- the LOC134686553 gene encoding putative nuclease HARBI1; this encodes MAVNVLFQPPVVRRERHFRGFDPLEREFSDEELRQRYRFGRETIAYLSDLMRGDLERGTNKETALSVEQQIMIALRFYGSGSHLQVVGDTMGFDKSTVYRVINRVTDSLVAMKDDFISWPDNQRKNVIRAGFYEKAGFPNVVGCIDGTHIRITGPSIDEPAFVNRKGFHSINVQAICDHEGRFTNISARWPGSAHDSHVFRTSAIGQHLENVYQGIGQGVLLGDSGYPCRQFLLTPYRQPAAGRGQARFNRRHCSTRSTIERTFGIWKKRFHILGSEIRMKPDKACRIIIACGILHNIAIMRNEPEVAEEQLIDNQPQMPPYNGPQDGKGIRDHFATTFFA